A segment of the Bacillota bacterium genome:
ACTCAACGGACGCGAGAAACACAATTCCGTAAGAGGTGACGTCGTGCTTCTTCACCCGGTACCTGCACAGCGGAGTGAGATTGGTCACGACTGCTCCGGCCTCTTCCCGGGCTTCTCTGCACGCGGCACCTTCCGCAGACTCCCCTTGCTCGATCCTTCCGCCGGGAAACTCCCAGCCCCCTCTGACCTCGCTCAGGACCATGAGCAGCCGCCCAGAATCGACCGGCACCACAATCGTGGAATCGGCACCAGGCCAGCCCGAGGGTTCGCCGCCGAACCACAGGATGGTCTCAGTGTCGCCTCCTCCAAGTCGCAATTCAGTCGATCTCCCTACCCCTGCTCACACCTTTCGCTCCGTACCGCTCGGCGATTTTGTCCAGTATATGGTCCAAACCGCGCTGTTCGGCCGTCCGCATTCCATCAGCATCGAACAGAGACATCTGGCGCAGATCGACCAGTCCGGATACTTGAACACCTAGGAGACGCACGGGCTGTCTCAGGCTCAAGTCCGTGAGAAGCTGCTCCGCAATGGAATAGATCGAATCGTCATCGTCCACAGGCTCCCGAACGCTCTTCCCGCGCGTCACCAGGCTGAAGTCGGCAAACCTCACCTTCACCGTGATTGTCTTCGCGAGTCGTCCTGCGGCCCGCAATCGCCTCCCCACGTCCCGCGAGTGACGGGCAAGATACCTCCTGAGAGTGTCTGAGTCGGACACATCCTGGTCGAACGTGCTCTCACTGCCGAGGGACTTGGCCTCACCTCCGACTCGAACGNNNNNNNNNNG
Coding sequences within it:
- a CDS encoding NUDIX domain-containing protein; its protein translation is MRLGGGDTETILWFGGEPSGWPGADSTIVVPVDSGRLLMVLSEVRGGWEFPGGRIEQGESAEGAACREAREEAGAVVTNLTPLCRYRVKKHDVTSYGIVFLASVE
- a CDS encoding DNA polymerase IV yields the protein VRVGGEAKSLGSESTFDQDVSDSDTLRRYLARHSRDVGRRLRAAGRLAKTITVKVRFADFSLVTRGKSVREPVDDDDSIYSIAEQLLTDLSLRQPVRLLGVQVSGLVDLRQMSLFDADGMRTAEQRGLDHILDKIAERYGAKGVSRGREID